A single genomic interval of Daucus carota subsp. sativus chromosome 1, DH1 v3.0, whole genome shotgun sequence harbors:
- the LOC108205180 gene encoding probable arabinosyltransferase ARAD1, with protein sequence MNQRPRSKSPTSSFFTRSSPYVKTLTIFKMGRKAFLKPTLLFTILFLLALFAFLSINTSRYDSEPTHFEIQEKGLKIDGGLGVKKVRVYMYDLPRRFTYGVIESYAKARNGDLLKLKYPGNQHPAEWYIFDDLNRVGSERVGSPVVRVMDPDEADLFYVPFFSSLSLVVNPIRPAGTVGPSVVYSDEVMQEGLVEWLEDQVYWKRNNGWDHVFICQDPNALFKVVDRVKNGVLLVSDFGRLGRDQASLVKDVILPYSHRINTFKGDVGVENRKSLLFFMGNRYRKEGGKIRDMLFKLLENERDIVIKHGAQSRESRRMATQGMHTSRFCLHPAGDTPSACRLFDAIVSLCVPVIISDYIELPFEDVIDYRKIAVFVDTKSAVEPGYLLKLLRSINAGRILKYQEEMKKVKHYFEYEDPDGTVNEIWRQVSSKLPLIKLMINRDKRLVKRELTEPDCACMCSNQTGIHTT encoded by the exons ATGAATCAACGACCCAGATCAAAATCACCCACCtcttcattcttcactcgttctTCCCCGTATGTAAAAACCCTAACTATATTCAAGATGGGTCGAAAAGCCTTTTTGAAGCCAACCCTGTTGTTCACTATCTTGTTTCTGCTAGCCCTTTTCGCCTTTTTGAGTATCAACACTTCGAGGTATGATTCTGAACCGACCCATtttgaaattcaagaaaaagggTTGAAAATTGATGGGGGGTTGGGTGTGAAAAAGGTTAGGGTTTATATGTATGATTTGCCTAGGAGGTTTACTTATGGGGTTATTGAGAGCTATGCAAAGGCTAGGAATGGAGATTTGTTGAAGCTGAAGTACCCTGGGAATCAGCATCCTGCTGAGTGgtatatttttgatgatttgaacCGGGTCGGGTCGGAGAGGGTCGGGTCTCCGGTGGTCCGGGTCATGGATCCGGATGAGGCTGATTTGTTCTATGTGCCCTTCTTTTCGTCTTTGAGTTTGGTGGTGAATCCAATTAGGCCAGCTGGGACGGTGGGGCCCAGTGTGGTGTATAGTGATGAGGTGATGCAGGAAGGGTTGGTTGAGTGGTTGGAGGATCAGGTATATTGGAAGAGGAATAATGGGTGGGATCATGTTTTTATTTGTCAGGATCCTAATGCTTTGTTTAAGGTGGTTGATAGAGTGAAGAATGGGGTGTTGTTGGTTTCGGATTTCGGGAGGTTGGGCCGTGATCAGGCTTCGTTGGTTAAGGATGTGATTTTGCCTTATTCGCATCGGATTAATACGTTTAAGGGTGATGTTGGTGTTGAGAATCGAAAATCTTTGTTGTTCTTTATGGGCAATCGTTATCGGAAGGAG GGAGGAAAAATTCGAGACATGCTTTTTAAATTACTTGAAAATGAAAGAGATATTGTTATAAAACATGGTGCACAATCAAGAGAGAGTCGGCGTATGGCTACACAAGGCATGCATACTTCAAGATTCTGTTTACATCCGGCTGGTGATACTCCATCGGCATGTCGACTCTTTGATGCTATTGTGAGCTTGTGTGTTCCAGTTATAATTAGTGACTATATTGAGTTACCTTTTGAAGATGTCATAGACTACAGGAAGATTGCTGTCTTTGTGGATACAAAATCTGCTGTAGAGCCAGGTTACTTGCTGAAGTTGCTCCGGAGTATTAATGCTGGGAGAATTTTGAAGTACCAAGAAGAGATGAAAAAG GTGAAACATTACTTTGAGTACGAGGATCCAGATGGAACCGTCAACGAGATCTGGCGCCAAGTCTCCTCGAAACTCCCTCTGATTAAACTGATGATCAATCGTGACAAAAGGCTTGTAAAGAGGGAGTTGACTGAACCAGACTGCGCATGTATGTGCTCGAACCAGACAGGAATCCATACCACGTAA
- the LOC108193733 gene encoding leucine--tRNA ligase, cytoplasmic, whose product MDSGKSFARRDKLLEIESQVRKLWEENDVFRAEAGAEPPKEGEKFFGNFPFPYMNGNLHLGHAFSLSKLEFAAAFHRLRGANVLLPFAFHCTGMPIKASADKLCREVQKFGNPPVFPDVAEEAPKEVALKPEEVEGAPDKFKGKKSKAVSKAGGDKYQWEIMRSYGLSDSEILKFQDPYYWLTYFPPLAVEDLKSFGLGCDWRRTFITTDMNPFFDSFVRWQLLKLKGMGKVVKDLRYTIYSPFDGQPCADHDRASGEGVNPQEYTLIKMEVVSPFPQKLGALEGKKVYLAAATLRPETMYGQTNSWVLPDGKYGAFEINDEEVFILTEKSARNLAYQRLSRVPQKPTCLLELTGHDLIGLPLRSPLAFNDIIYSLPMMSVLTDKGTGIVTSVPSDSPDDFMALQDLKSKPAFRAKFGVKDEWVLPFEIIPIIHHPDFGDKSAEKICTDMKIQSQNDREKLDAAKKIIYKGGFYEGTMVAGEYAGLKVQDAKNLIKNKLLDIGQAVIYSEPEKKVMSRSGDECVVALTDQWYITYGEENWKKDAERCLEGMNLFYDETRHGFEHTLGWLNQWACSRSFGLGTRIPWDEEFLVESLSDSTLYMAYYTVCHLLQGGDMYGADTSSVKPEQLTYEVWDFLLCDGPYPSSSSLSPSLLDEMKKEFKYWYPFDLRVSGKDLIQNHLTFCIYNHTALMPKNHWPRGFRCNGHLMLNSEKMSKSTGNFRTLRQAIEEFSADATRFSLADAGDGMDDANFVFETANAAILRLTKEITWMEEVLASESTLRVGPPSCYADHVFANEINIAVNMTEKNYKDLMFREALKTGFYDLQAARDEYRLSCGSAGMNRDLLWWFMDVQTRLITPICPHYGEYVWKELLKKNGFIIKAGWPEAGLPDPTLKRANKYLQDSIVTMRKLLQKQASGSKKGKANASSQNKPTVGLIFVNEQYDGWKRECLNILRDKFDSGTCTFAPDQEILKALQESSVGKEGNFKQTQKLCMPFMRFKKDEVAAVGVQALDLKLPFGEIKVLVENLELIKRQLGLEKVEVLSPTDPDAITRVGPNASLLKQNPPSPGNPTAIFLNE is encoded by the coding sequence ATGGATTCTGGAAAGAGCTTTGCTAGGAGAGACAAACTTTTGGAAATTGAATCACAAGTTCGAAAGTTATGGGAAGAGAATGATGTTTTCCGGGCTGAAGCTGGAGCAGAACCACCCAAGGAGGGGGAAAAGTTTTTTGGTAACTTCCCTTTCCCCTATATGAATGGGAACTTGCATTTGGGCCATGCTTTTTCTCTCTCGAAACTTGAGTTTGCTGCTGCCTTTCATAGGCTAAGAGGTGCTAATGTCTTATTGCCATTTGCTTTTCACTGCACTGGAATGCCAATTAAGGCCTCAGCTGATAAACTTTGTAGAGAGGTTCAGAAATTTGGCAATCCACCTGTGTTTCCTGATGTAGCAGAGGAGGCGCCGAAGGAAGTGGCATTAAAACCCGAGGAAGTTGAGGGTGCACCTGATAAGTTTAAGGGTAAGAAGTCAAAAGCAGTGTCAAAAGCAGGCGGCGATAAGTATCAGTGGGAAATTATGAGAAGTTATGGGCTTTCTGATTCTGAAATTTTGAAGTTTCAGGATCCTTATTATTGGTTAACGTATTTCCCTCCTCTTGCTGTTGAAGACCTCAAGAGTTTTGGGTTGGGCTGTGATTGGAGGCGTACATTTATCACAACCGATATGAACCCATTTTTTGACTCCTTTGTTAGGTGGCAGTTGTTAAAATTGAAGGGCATGGGAAAAGTTGTGAAGGACTTGAGATACACTATTTACTCTCCATTTGATGGCCAGCCCTGTGCTGATCATGACCGAGCTTCAGGTGAAGGTGTTAATCCTCAGGAGTATACTCTTATCAAAATGGAGGTTGTGTCACCGTTCCCCCAGAAATTAGGAGCTTTGGAAGGTAAAAAAGTTTATCTTGCAGCAGCGACACTGAGACCGGAGACGATGTATGGGCAAACAAATTCTTGGGTGCTGCCTGATGGAAAGTATGGCGCATTTGAAATCAATGATGAAGAGGTGTTCATTTTAACTGAAAAGTCGGCCCGTAATTTAGCATATCAGAGATTGTCGCGAGTTCCACAGAAGCCGACTTGTTTGCTAGAGCTGACTGGTCATGATTTGATTGGTTTGCCTCTGAGGTCTCCATTGGCCTTTAATGACATCATATACTCTCTCCCCATGATGTCGGTTCTCACTGACAAGGGTACTGGAATAGTTACTAGTGTTCCAAGTGATTCTCCTGATGATTTTATGGCCTTGCAGGACTTGAAATCGAAACCAGCTTTTAGGGCCAAATTTGGTGTTAAAGATGAATGGGTTCTACCATTTGAAATCATTCCTATAATCCACCACCCAGATTTCGGAGATAAATCTGCTGAGAAAATCTGTACGGATATGAAGATTCAGAGTCAGAATGATAGAGAAAAGCTTGATGCTGCAAAGAAGATTATCTATAAGGGTGGGTTTTATGAAGGAACTATGGTTGCCGGGGAATATGCTGGCTTGAAAGTCCAGGATGCtaagaatttaattaaaaacaagcTGTTAGATATTGGTCAAGCTGTTATTTATAGCGAGCCGGAGAAGAAGGTGATGTCCAGATCAGGAGATGAATGTGTTGTTGCTTTGACTGATCAGTGGTACATTACTTATGGAGAAGAAAATTGGAAGAAGGATGCAGAAAGATGCTTGGAGGGGATGAATCTCTTTTATGATGAAACTCGTCATGGTTTTGAGCACACACTGGGTTGGCTAAATCAGTGGGCTTGCTCTCGTAGTTTTGGTCTTGGGACTCGTATTCCTTGGGACGAGGAGTTTCTTGTGGAGTCTTTATCTGATTCAACGCTTTACATGGCATATTACACTGTATGCCATTTGTTACAGGGAGGGGATATGTATGGTGCTGATACATCTTCAGTAAAACCAGAGCAGCTGACATATGAGGTTTGGGATTTCTTGCTATGTGATGGGCCGTACCCTAGTTCATCAAGTTTATCACCATCTCTTCTTGATGAGATGAAGAAGGAGTTTAAGTATTGGTATCCATTTGATCTCAGAGTTTCAGGCAAGGATCTTATCCAAAATCATCTGACCTTTTGCATTTATAACCACACAGCACTCATGCCCAAAAATCACTGGCCTCGAGGTTTCAGATGCAATGGACACCTTATGCTGAATTCAGAGAAAATGTCAAAGTCCACCGGAAATTTTAGGACCTTGCGACAAGCAATCGAAGAGTTCTCAGCTGATGCTACCAGGTTCTCCCTTGCTGATGCTGGGGATGGGATGGACGATGCCAATTTTGTTTTCGAAACTGCTAATGCTGCTATTTTGAGGTTGACTAAAGAGATTACATGGATGGAAGAGGTTCTTGCTTCTGAATCAACATTGCGAGTTGGTCCTCCTTCTTGCTATGCAGACCATGTTTTTGCCAATGAGATCAATATTGCTGTGAATATGACTGAGAAGAACTACAAAGATTTAATGTTTCGTGAAGCTTTGAAAACTGGATTTTATGATCTTCAAGCTGCTAGAGATGAATATAGGCTTTCCTGTGGCTCGGCAGGAATGAACCGTGATTTGTTGTGGTGGTTTATGGATGTTCAAACAAGGCTGATCACTCCTATTTGCCCGCATTATGGTGAATATGTGTGGAAGGAGCTGTTGAAAAAGAATGGGTTTATTATTAAAGCAGGATGGCCAGAAGCTGGGTTACCTGATCCAACTCTTAAAAGGGCCAACAAATATTTGCAAGATTCTATTGTCACAATGAGAAAGCTTCTTCAGAAGCAAGCATCTGGTTCAAAGAAAGGTAAAGCAAATGCATCAAGTCAAAATAAACCTACCGTTGGCCTAATATTTGTGAATGAGCAATATGATGGATGGAAAAGAGAATGTTTGAACATCCTTCGAGACAAGTTTGACAGCGGAACTTGTACTTTTGCTCCAGATCAAGAGATCTTGAAGGCATTGCAGGAGAGTTCTGTCGGCAAGGAAGGTAATTTTAAGCAGACTCAAAAGCTATGTATGCCTTTCATGCGATTCAAGAAGGATGAGGTTGCTGCTGTCGGTGTTCAGGCCCTTGACCTGAAGTTACCATTTGGTGAAATCAAGGTCCTTGTGGAGAATCTTGAGTTGATCAAACgacaattaggacttgaaaaaGTTGAAGTCCTATCTCCTACAGATCCTGATGCTATTACAAGGGTTGGTCCAAATGCATCCTTGTTGAAGCAAAATCCGCCATCCCCTGGAAATCCGACTGCTATTTTCTTAAATGAGTGA
- the LOC108193740 gene encoding uncharacterized protein LOC108193740: MQEMEEGTRQSNKALLTRRLSKVYSSLTKDRPESEKDLRDCWNAAPAAPIDGRGNTLLHLLVIRGNEERLKNLMGEVKRYENLKKKNIRGDTALHEAARCGNVKAAALLLEKEKELISNLRCAVEMCNCEKCEMASLAKNNSLVFVRNEMGETALFLAAAFGQMAFFRTILQYNNDDCNNTRNDGCTVLHAAISGEYYRTATKILSKLPKLAGKRNNRGETALNLLAISPSSFESNSFYVFSNMGKTSFIPLQVLRVLFYKCLPSKYAIKMMKSDGDSAADTKTTTHIEDIERFSFFDYILGLPWIQPIDDANQKNKLAVALAQQLLEKETDWSNYTDPKHKYDDESPSRGKKKGEVLNPLIQAIQMGIPELVDRILYYFPDAANSFDEDQKNVFHIAAEHRNGDIYEMLKKSAINKDRMLLDVDDQGNTILHHATKSKIITKFSLGVANLMAWDIFWFQRIRHDCSPHLLHMRNKEGNTAEDLLLKDYKSKREAAESAVKEMNQGLMVVAALIATVSFAAVFTIPGGFDQTKGNPIFYNKPSDPKHSHKNDLSLFLGYVGLTFFASLLALATLLSIQLSRFSMDDLYFSLPLKYSIAISFLFLSSCSTITTFLQALILEDYLSPYYLTCLIIGCVVMGLVYVDSIYDVLSYLVEVLRHSRTYRTQEG; this comes from the exons ATGCAAGAGATGGAAGAAGGTACCAGACAATCAAACAAGGCCTTACTTACACGGAGACTAAGCAAGGTTTACTCAAGTTTAACGAAGGATAGACCAGAGTCAGAAAAGGATCTTCGCGACTGCTGGAATGCAGCACCTGCAGCTCCCATAGATGGCCGGGGCAACACACTTCTTCATTTATTAGTCATCCGTGGAAATGAAGAGCGTTTGAAAAATCTAATGGGTGAAGTTAAGAGATATGAAAACCTCAAGAAGAAAAACATAAGAGGCGACACTGCGCTACATGAAGCCGCAAGGTGTGGCAATGTGAAAGCTGCTGCATTGTTGCTAGAAAAGGAAAAAGAGTTGATTTCAAATCTCCGCTGTGCAGTTGAGATGTGCAATTGTGAAAAGTGTGAAATGGCATCATTGGCAAAGAACAATAGTTTAGTTTTTGTCCGCAATGAGATGGGTGAAACCGCACTTTTCCTTGCAGCTGCATTTGGGCAAATGGCATTTTTTCGAACAATTCTGCAATATAACAACGATGATTGCAACAACACAAGAAACGATGGCTGTACTGTTCTTCATGCTGCTATCAGTGGTGAATATTATC GTACAGCTACAAAGATATTGAGTAAACTCCCTAAACTTGCTGGCAAACGTAACAATAGAGGGGAGACTGCTTTAAATCTGCTGGCCATCTCACCATCTTCCTTTGAAAGCAATTCTTTCTATGTATTTTCGAATATGGGCAAGACATCCTTCATTCCTCTCCAGGTTTTGAGGGTTTTATTCTACAAGT GTTTACCATCCAAGTATGCTATCAAGATGATGAAAAGCGATGGTGATTCTGCTGCAGATACAAAAACCACTACCCATATCGAAGATATAGAAAGATTTTCCTTCTTCGACTATATTTTAG GATTGCCTTGGATTCAACCAATAGATGATGCAAATCAGAAGAACAAGCTTGCAGTAGCACTTGCGCAACAATTGCTAGAGAAGGAGACAGATTGGAGTAACTACACAGATCCAAAACATAAGTATGACGATGAGTCACCATCACGAGGAAAAAAGAAAGGAGAAGTACTAAACCCGCTTATACAAGCCATACAGATGGGCATACCAGAGCTAGTCGATAGAATCCTTTATTATTTTCCTGATGCTGCAAACTCTTTTGATGAGGATCAAAAGAATGTATTTCACATTGCAGCCGAACATAGAAATGGTGACATTTATGAGATGCTGAAAAAATCTGCCATTAACAAGGACAGAATGTTGTTAGATGTTGATGATCAAGGAAACACAATATTGCATCATGCAACAAAATCCAAGATTATTACCAAGTTTTCTCTTGGAGTAGCAAACCTGATGGCCTGGGATATCTTTTGGTTTCAG CGTATAAGGCATGATTGTTCTCCACATTTGCTGCATATGCGAAATAAAGAAGGAAATACAGCAGAAGATCTACTTTTAAAAGATTACAAAAGCAAACGAGAAGCAGCTGAGAGTGCAGTTAAAGAAATGAACCAAGGCCTAATGGTTGTGGCAGCATTGATTGCCACTGTGAGTTTTGCAGCAGTTTTTACTATTCCTGGAGGTTTTGATCAAACTAAAGGGAATCCTATCTTCTACAACAAACCAAGTGATCCGAAACATAGtcataaaaatgatttaagtctgtttctaggttatgttgGGCTTACCTTCTTTGCTTCTTTACTCGCACTGGCAACTCTTCTGTCTATTCAGCTGTCCAGATTTAGTATGGATGATTTGTACTTCTCATTGCCCCTAAAGTACTCGATTGCCATTTCTTTTCTCTTCCTCTCCTCCTGCTCTACAATCACCACATTTCTTCAGGCCTTAATTCTTGAGGATTACCTTTCACCGTATTACCTCACTTGCCTCATTATTGGTTGCGTCGTCATGGGTCTTGTTTATGTGGACTCTATATACGACGTCTTGAGTTACTTAGTGGAGGTTTTACGGCATTCACGCACTTACAGGACTCAAGAAGGGTAA
- the LOC108193756 gene encoding protein PHLOEM PROTEIN 2-LIKE A1-like → MAQVQRVRDDIVSLWTQGVQAAKDKSSFAAVISAKELSIVWGSDSRYWKWVSKTYPISCQPMEVAELITVCWLQIDGKYNANNLTKGVKYAVYLAVELSDNLCMNGPVTLKLTRPNGTTEEHKEDLKTKPTNALVGLKVGEFCNTGACGCENTVKFSMNGCDGTTWKTGLTVVGAVIAPVNC, encoded by the exons ATGGCTCAAGTGCAGCGTGTGCGTGATGACATCGTGTCATTGTGGACTCAAGGTGTCCAGGCTGCGAAAGACAAGAGT TCCTTCGCTGCGGTGATCAGTGCAAAGGAACTCTCAATAGTTTGGGGTTCAGACAGCCGCTACTGGAAATGGGTTTCTAAGACATACCCAATCAG CTGCCAGCCTATGGAGGTTGCTGAACTGATCACAGTATGCTGGCTACAAATTGACGGAAAGTACAATGCCAACAACCTCACCAAGGGAGTGAAATACGCAGTGTATCTTGCTGTGGAGCTTAGCGACAATCTTTGCATGAATGGTCCAGTGACCCTTAAGCTTACTCGTCCCAACGGCACTACTGAAGAGCACAAGGAAGATTTGAAGACCAAGCCAACGAATGCATTGGTGGGACTTAAGGTTGGTGAATTCTGCAACACAGGCGCCTGCGGCTGTGAGAATACTGTCAAGTTCTCGATGAATGGATGTGATGGAACCACCTGGAAGACTGGCCTTACTGTCGTTGGTGCTGTCATTGCCCCAGTTAACTGCTAA
- the LOC108193765 gene encoding uncharacterized protein PHLOEM PROTEIN 2-LIKE A4-like isoform X2 — protein sequence MAQLQRDDIVSLWTQGVQAAKDKSSFAAVISAKELSIVWGSDSRYWKWVSKTYPISCQPMDVAELITVCWLQIDGKYNANNLTKGVKYAVYLAVELSDNLCMNGPVTLKLTRPNGTTEEHKEDLKTKPTNTLVGLKVGEFCNTGACGCENTDVKFSMNGCDGTTWKTGLTVVGAVIAPVNC from the exons GTGTCCAGGCTGCGAAAGACAAGAGT TCCTTCGCTGCGGTTATCAGTGCAAAGGAACTCTCAATAGTTTGGGGTTCAGACAGCCGCTACTGGAAATGGGTTTCTAAGACATACCCAATCAG CTGCCAGCCTATGGACGTTGCTGAACTGATCACAGTATGCTGGCTACAAATTGACGGAAAGTACAATGCCAACAACCTCACCAAGGGAGTGAAATACGCAGTGTATCTTGCTGTGGAGCTTAGCGACAATCTTTGCATGAATGGACCAGTGACCCTTAAGCTTACTCGTCCCAACGGCACTACTGAAGAGCACAAGGAAGATTTGAAGACAAAGCCAACGAATACTTTGGTGGGACTTAAGGTTGGTGAATTCTGCAACACAGGCGCCTGTGGCTGTGAGAATACTGATGTCAAGTTCTCGATGAATGGATGTGATGGAACCACCTGGAAGACGGGCCTTACTGTCGTTGGTGCTGTCATTGCCCCAGTTAACTGCTAA
- the LOC108193765 gene encoding uncharacterized protein PHLOEM PROTEIN 2-LIKE A4-like isoform X1, whose amino-acid sequence MAQVQRVRDDIVSLWTQGVQAAKDKSSFAAVISAKELSIVWGSDSRYWKWVSKTYPISCQPMDVAELITVCWLQIDGKYNANNLTKGVKYAVYLAVELSDNLCMNGPVTLKLTRPNGTTEEHKEDLKTKPTNTLVGLKVGEFCNTGACGCENTDVKFSMNGCDGTTWKTGLTVVGAVIAPVNC is encoded by the exons ATGGCTCAAGTGCAGCGTGTGCGTGATGACATCGTGTCATTGTGGACTCAAGGTGTCCAGGCTGCGAAAGACAAGAGT TCCTTCGCTGCGGTTATCAGTGCAAAGGAACTCTCAATAGTTTGGGGTTCAGACAGCCGCTACTGGAAATGGGTTTCTAAGACATACCCAATCAG CTGCCAGCCTATGGACGTTGCTGAACTGATCACAGTATGCTGGCTACAAATTGACGGAAAGTACAATGCCAACAACCTCACCAAGGGAGTGAAATACGCAGTGTATCTTGCTGTGGAGCTTAGCGACAATCTTTGCATGAATGGACCAGTGACCCTTAAGCTTACTCGTCCCAACGGCACTACTGAAGAGCACAAGGAAGATTTGAAGACAAAGCCAACGAATACTTTGGTGGGACTTAAGGTTGGTGAATTCTGCAACACAGGCGCCTGTGGCTGTGAGAATACTGATGTCAAGTTCTCGATGAATGGATGTGATGGAACCACCTGGAAGACGGGCCTTACTGTCGTTGGTGCTGTCATTGCCCCAGTTAACTGCTAA